The Cicer arietinum cultivar CDC Frontier isolate Library 1 chromosome 1, Cicar.CDCFrontier_v2.0, whole genome shotgun sequence genome contains the following window.
TATTGGTGATGGCTTGGGAAGTATAGGTGTCACACATACATGAAAGTTATTTCGTGCGCAGATTTGTGATGTttcatccaaataaaaaaaaacgatCGAAATGTTTTCTCGACCCtttctaactattttttaaatatgtttatagttttcgtaaaatatatgtttctttaaaaataactaattgtagtaattatttattaatagtaaaatataatcttAATAGGTTTAGTTCCTGCATTTTCTATGTTTAGTATTCAATTAGTGattttaaagattaaagatagatgttttttttttactaaaaatatctattaaatttttatattaagatttaattcatttttataaaattggttTGTAAGATCAAAAATGTATTTCTTCATAATCTCatcttatctttatttttattttatgtatgacttaaattttttttccaatactATTAAACTAGAGACTAAAGATGgataaaatattctatattttataggatatatattaaaatttcataCACATTGAGTGTATTTTTATAACTCAACTAGCAAAATAGATATGCGTTTGTACAAATATCATAACATCCTGACCTGCAGTGTTATTGATAATGTTAGTCACAACTTCTCTTATAACATCCCGACTTTTATTGTTATCATTAGACATGACTTTCTCTTGTAACATTTTGACCCTTATCTAGGGGATAAGTACCGTCTCATTTCATTTTCACTATCAATTGAGTTGTTGTGTaatctttattttgaaaatttaaaacttatgaaagttttgaaaagttaaaattccaaaaaatcaattttgaaacttactataaatgattaaaaaagtaaaattgaattttcatATGTCTTGAAGGGTGGTaggtttaagtgtgggggtgcATGGTAGAATcctctttaaaaataatatttctagaACTTAACAAAGGAAATAAAAGGAAGAGAGACACACGGAACCCACATATTGAAattgttagaaaaaataaataaataaatttaaataacaataattacaCAAGAAAATAGCATGGTAACTCCAATTATCTAAAGCATGTATTTAAGTTACATCTCCCAACACTTTAAATGCAAGAGTAAAAGAGAAACGAAAAAAAttagatacaagcttaaagtatTTTTGATGGGTGATGGGTGCgaattgaaaaacaaaagtcATATATATAGCATTGAACTTCCTCTTCCTTTACAATTCTAAACAATGTGAGATTTTTTTCAAATCCTCAATTTCAACCAAACGTaacaatctccaccttgattgAAATTGATGCATCTTCAACTCTTATTGTCTACACCGACAATCATAGTTTAAAGAATTATCATACTCTACCATAAAAAGTATATTTCACTTGAAGGTAAACCACTTCAAGAACTTCCGCTTGAAGCTAAACCACTTCAAGAACTTCCACTTGAAGCTAAACAACTCCAAAAATTTATTCTACATGTTGAAAACACAATTGAAGGTTTATGGTGCAACTTCTATGTTGACTTTATCAACAAGTTCTTCAGCAATTGACATAATCTCACAACACACTTTGCATCAATGTCAACCAATGTCCATGTGTTAATCAACACATTGAGTAATCATGATTGTAAAAAGAcatatttgattgaattttacTCAAGCTAGAATTATTTCTTCCATCAAATTTCTCTAAGTCAAACTTCACCAGCAGAACTTAACATACATATTGAGATTGTGCATCACGTAGGTACCTAGGAAAGAGAGGTGAGCCACAAATGACGTCAGAATCTTACCTAAACAACACTTCTACAATATAACTCTTCTTTTCTAATATGGAAGATCATACAAAGTTACAACCACATAGCATACTAAGAACTCTATTTCACCGGACCAAACCAAAAGCTTTGATGCCAAATGTTAGGAAAAATAAACAACCACATAGCATACTAAGAACTCTATTTCACTGGAGCAAACCAAAAGCTTTGATGCCAAATGTTaggaaaaataaacaaactaagaaatttaaataataatcaccACACAAGAAaaataacgtggaaactccacACCTGAAGGAAAAACCACGCTCATTGTCTATGACAACTAGAAAACaacactatgtgaaaattgttacaacacatagacttctcttaAACTTTCTATGACCCTTAGTACACAGACACTCTTCAAAGTAGATATTTAAATTACATCTCACAATACTTTAACACAAGGGTAGAAgagaaaagaaatgaatcaaaTACAAACTTAAAGTGTTTTTGACTGACGGGAAATGTAATGAAATTTTTCCAAACAATGTGACATTTTTCAAATGTTCAATTTTGCGTACCAAACCTAAAAGAAACAAAGAGTAGTTAATAGGTGCGAAAAGTAGTTGAACCTTGAGGATAGCCTTGAATAAGTTGGTATACttttatacttaataatatatatttagttatctcaaataaatacatttattaaaaactagTAGAAATatgaaagttaaaaaaattatttgattgataaatttattgGTCTTGTTTTCACACTTCTAGTTTCTATAgtaactaaaaaatgattttgtcaATAGTAAAATTGTCAAGACAAtactcaaaaataaaatgaacataATTTTCTTACAAATAACTAAATTGTTTATCTTAAAAAAGACATTGGTAGTCTATTAAGTACAACATCTTTGAAGCGCACTTGAACACAATTTTCTTAGATAGTTAttgtgtattttatttcatttgagcgactttaatttatattttatataagtaaaattattgtaattttttttttcttattagttaaattaaatatattaattttaacaaaattatttagaaattgGTCCCCTCATACAAATTTTGCTAGCTTGGCAACGTGTAGATAAGAAAATTCAATAGTATGAAACTTTtctatttacaaatttatatatatatatatatatatactcaaaCATTTGAACCAATTCATCGTGAGAGaagttgtaaaaaaaatcaagagaGATACACTAAAGTgatgatattaatataaaaGTTCATCCGAGTACTTCCAAATTGAAATGCAGTGTTTGTTTTACATGTTGGTGGTGGGAAGTGatcctaaatataaatatatctctttactatgttaaattttactttCACTTTATTACCTATCCACTTGCTTCAAATAAAATGGCAATAAATCTCTCACACTCACACTCACATTCACATCAAGCTGATTAATCTAAGATGGATTTACTAGCTGATGGAACCAAAAAGAAGCCACATGCTCTTTTGATTCCATTTCCAATACAAGGTCACATAAATCCATTTCTCAAACTAGCTAAGATTCTTCACAACAAAGGCTTCTACATAACATTTGTCAACACTGAGTTCAACCACAAACGTTTGTTCAAATCCATAGGTCCTAATGCTCTCAATGGTTTTCAAGATTTCCAATTTGAGACCATTCCAGATGGTCTTCCTCATACAAACATGGATGCAACTCAAAGCATTCCTTCTCTTTGTGATTCTACAAGAAAATACTCTTTGGCACCATTTTGTAACCTCATCTCAAAACTCAATGATTCTAATTGTGCTCCTCCAGTTAGTTGCATAATCTCAGATGGTATCATGTCTTTCACAGTTAAAGCTTCTCAGCAATTTGGTTTGCCTAATGTTCTCTTTTGGACTCATAGTGCTTGTGGTTTCATGAGCTTCAAAGAATGCAAGAATCTCATGGATAGAGGCCTAATACCACTTAAAGGTAGATACTTCACACCTTTACAATGTTTATTACTCTAATTTGATTCATGCAAAtgctaattttattattattagggtAAAGAACCATTGTAGTCTTTGAATATATGAGATGATGTCCCTATAATCCTTGaatgtattaaaattacaaaatcatcCTCAAATGTGTATTTTATTAGTCAGTTTAGTACTTGAATGTGTCTTTTGTCGAGTGTGGATTCCTTACAGCAGTGGCATGATGCAATGGTTGTGGAGAGCGTTAGATCTAGAGAGAGAATTTCTAGATCTAACGGTCCCTATAGTTAGTTGCTGCACCTAGCAGCTGCTGCTGTAAGGGATCCAAGTTTGTCTTTGATCACTTAGTTTGGTCTTTCAAAATGTGTTTTTTGTTAGTCATTTTAGTTTACAAAATTACTAATGGGAAGACACACTCAAGGTTGATTTTGTAATTTCGATTATTCATGGGACTATAGTGACATTGTCTCACATGTTTAGAGACCAGAATGAATATTTACTCTTAATATTACTGTTGTTGTTATGAATTTATTATCTTAATTTTCAGATGCAAGTTATCTGACAAATGGACATTTAGACACTATCATAGACTGGATCCCTGGCGTGAAGAATATTACTTTAAGAGACCTTCCTGGGATATATCATACAATAGATCCAAATGATTTACTTTTGAATTTTGTGGTAGAACAAATTGAAGTAGCTTCAAAAGCTTCTGCTATTATTCTGCCAACCTTTGATGCCTTGGAGTCTGATGTGTTGAATGCACTCTCCACAATGTTTCCTAAACTCTACTCAATAGGTCCACTTGAGTTTTTCCTTGATCAAATTTCAGATAACAGATTTGAATCTTTTCATTGTAATTTGTGGAAAGAAGAGTTTGAGTGTCTAAAATGGCTTGATTCACAGGAACCAAATTCTGTTCTTTATGTGAATTTTGGTAGTGTTATAGTAATGAGATATAATCAGCTGGTTGAACTAGCTTGGGGACTAGCAAATAGCAAGAAAAAATTCTTGTGGGTGATTAGGCCTGATTTAGTTGAGGGGGAAACCTTACTTGTGCCACAAGAAATTGTCGAAGAAGTTAAAGATAGAGCACTAATGGTTAGTTGGTGTCCTCAAGAGAAAGTTCTAAAGCACAAAGCAGTGGCAGGATTTTTGAGTCATTGTGGTTGGAATTCAACAATTGAAAGTATAATCAATGGTGTGCCTATGATATGTTGTCCATTTTTCAATGACCAAATTCTGAACTGCAAATATATTTGTAGTGAATGGAATTTTGGCATGAAAATGGATAGTGAGAATGTAACAAGAGATGAGGTGGAGAAGCTTGTGGTAGAGTTAATGGATGGCGAAAAGGGTAAGGAGATGAAGAATAAAGCAATTGAGTGGAAGAAAATGGCTGAAGAAGCAACCAACATTAATGGTTCATCATCTTTGAATTTGGATAAACTGGTAAGTGAAGTGCTGCTATTCAAGAGTTTAGGCTAAAAGAGACATTGCTGGTTCATTCATTCTAGATATATTGTTGTAAAGATAATCTTCTGAGGATGGTTTGATGTATTACTATTTCCAAATCTTGTAAACGTTGGATTCAACATTATCTTTCTCATTATTCATGTTGTATGTAGCTTGGGTCATTGTTTGAATGctctacttgttttgttttgccaaattattctttttcttatattatatCTCTAACTCTAATAATTGTCTTATGGTCATATCTTCAACAATAGATTCAAGATTAGTCAATTCTACGTGGTTaatgaatttcaattaaaacTGAATGGATTAGAAATACCTAAATGAATTCTGACCGGAACAATCCTCGACCAATCAAAAAAGATTAGTTGATTCTTGGCTTTTTCCATGaacatactaaaaaaaattcaattaattcgCACTCAAAAATACATACAAGTCCATAAGTTGAATCAAAGATGTttatttcaaacaaacaaaaatagatgTGATTTCagagaagaaaagaaataaGACCTTTACTGCTATCTCAAATCAAATGAATGTTTACTTAATAATTTTCTATACATGCCTATGCTTATAAAGTGAAGAAATGAAGTTTTCAATATATTGATTATGGAGATCCTTGTTACTATATTTCTTCCCCATCTCCTTAGCATTCTTCCTATAAGCACTTCCCTCTTCATCCACCATAGCAAATCTCAATGCCTTAGCAACTGAATTCCTTGTAAATGACCCATCTTGCTCATTCCTCACTATCTCAATTCCCACTTTCTTCTCTTGCATCACTCTTGAATATAAAGCTTGGTCTAACAAAAAAGGCAACATAACAAGAACATGTCCAAAATAGAGACTTTCTATCATTGAACCAGAAccacaatgagtcaaacaaccACCAACTGAACCATGAGCTAAGATCTTAGGTTGTGGTGCCCAATTTTTCCAAACTAACCCATGATCTTTTGTCCTATGTTCAAATCCATTAGGCAACTCAATTGATCCATTCTTAACATCCCTCAGAACCCAAAAAAATGGCAACCCAGAAAGCTCAATTCCAAGAGCCAATTCATTGATGTTTTCTTGGCTTAGTTTCACCTCAGCACCAAATGCAATGTACACAACAGATGACCCTTTTTGTGTATCCAACCATTCTTTGATTTGAATCCAATCAGGACTATTATCAACTTCATCAAAATCACTTATTTGCATTGATGGTGGAAGCAATCCAACAGGAATAACAGGCTTATTGTAAAACTCACCAAGAAAATCTAACCACTCAGGTTCAAGATCTCTTGAGCTTCTAATAACAAACATGTCACAACCCGAATTTGTTTTGTTGAGATCAAAAACAGGTGAAGCTCCAGTCTCATTAACTTTAACATCTTCAAGCAATTTTTTCACCTCATAAGATCTTAAACCAATCTTGGTAGGAAAAGGAATCCACTTTGGTGGACCATAGTAATCTTCATCATTTTTTCTAATGGATTCAACATCACCAAGTTGTTGTTTTGGTGTATCAAAGAAGCATATGCTCCATGCAGGGCAAGGACTAAAATAAGCACATGATATATTCATGCTTCTAGCTATCTGTGGTAACCAACATGCTgcaaaatcaaagaaaacccAATCAGGATTAGAATTTTTGAGTACATCAGATACAGATTGTTGAAGAGAATCATAGGCTTGTTTAAGGTAATAGAGTTTGTTGGAAGGGATGTCAGAGGTGGAATCTGCATTTTGTGGAAGATGGTTTGTGTCTATGTGAGGTGATAAGGGAAGTTTGATTAGATGAATAAATTGAGATAAGGTTTGTGGGAGTTTAGGGAGACGGTTTATGATTGAAGGGGTGGATAGGATTGTGACAAAGAAACCATTTTGAGCAAGGATCTTGGAAACCTCGAAACATGGGTACATGTGACCCATGGCTAGCCATGGAAACATGACAACATGAAGAGGtttgttgtttttgttatccATGAATTAATGTATGTTTTTGTCGGAgttgtaataaattaattaagatgGCATGTGTGTCTTATTGTTATAGGGGAGAGATAGAAACAGATGAAGAAGATGGAGATTGAGAATGAGAGAGATTGATTGAgtaacaaaaaaagaaagaaaaagtgaCATGTGAAACACGCAGCTTCTAATTTATTCCGCTAAGTATGCATTAGCCAATTGTTGCAAATTATGACCTGTTCTGTCGCTCTGTTATCCATctgcaattaaaaaataataataataagaagtaaatatatatcatatttgtaCTACATTCCACCTTATTTTcaacattaataataatttggtttaattgcagttttagtctatttattttatttgaattgcgaaagtagtcctcctattttatttatctctagTTTTGGTCTCgtaaacagaattttggtctaaaatttgatgaaattttattttttaaagtcatactacaccatttatgatcctAGATTTCATATACAATTGTTGTACGTGAGATCTTGAGatatggtgtgacttaaataaatgcaaaaataaaataaaatttcatcaaattttagaccaaaattatgtttggggaccaaaactggagagaaacaaaatagggagactattttcgcgattcagctaaaataagaggaccaaaactgcaattaagcctaataatttttagaaaaaaacaacacaaattgATACTTTTAGTTTAGTCTATCAAAAAATGGAGTAGAGCAGACTTACTTAAATAGTCGAGTTAAAAGTTTCACTCCGTCTCGTCATGTGGTAGACTTGTGGTTCGACCtgccatttttttatttcacaaaaaataattatagcgataatattaaaaaaaacacattttaatatttttaataataaatatttattttatgaatgcttttttataataaattataattagtatattaaAGAATAATCATCAATGTGATGAGATGTTCCAACGCTATAGTATCATTGCCATATGTAGATGCATCTTATGATTTTGATTGAATATACTAATCACAAATATCAATTAAGTTAATGATTATACAAAAGACTTGAGAATCAAGAACTTTTTTggagtttttttatttctatcaaTAGTTGCTGGgggattaaaatttattataatatatttttattgagtaTTTGGAAccgtttttttttacaataaaataatggACAGCAAGATTCTCGTGGAAGATCAATGTGTTGTCGTggtaataaaataaacaaaataaaaataaaaattaacgtTGAATATATCCGAAATAAGCCATGCTGGATGCGTGCCACACGAGGGAttcaaaaaatatgtaaaaCACATTGATAATTATAAATTGTGTATTTTTATACGGAGTTAGATACTATATCcatttttaatgttaaaaaaatatcactttttATAAGCCACTAAGATTAAACCTCGTTGcctattgtaaaaaaataaaataacatcaatCTTTTAAGTAACAACTAGTTTTGTCTTAGTTAAGTGATGAgtgatttattgaaaataaaaagaaacaatacaGTTGATTAATTTTGAGACTATATATTATATCTTCAACTCTTGCATTCTACTCCTAACTCTTCCATCTTCCATCTTCCATCTTCCAAACAAATCCAAGTCCTCATGGGTTCAATTGTtaatgacaacaacaacaacaacattgaaCACAAACCTCTTCATGTTGTAATGCTCCCATGGCTAGCTATGGGACACATATACCCTTACTTTGAGGTTGCCAAGATTCTTGCTCAAAAGGGTCACACAGTTACCTTAATCAACAGTCCCAAAAACATTGATCACATTCCTAAAACACCCAAAACCCTTCAACCATTCATCAAATTAGTCAAATTACCTTTACCACAAATAGAGAATCTCCCA
Protein-coding sequences here:
- the UGT91H7 gene encoding soyasaponin III rhamnosyltransferase, whose translation is MDNKNNKPLHVVMFPWLAMGHMYPCFEVSKILAQNGFFVTILSTPSIINRLPKLPQTLSQFIHLIKLPLSPHIDTNHLPQNADSTSDIPSNKLYYLKQAYDSLQQSVSDVLKNSNPDWVFFDFAACWLPQIARSMNISCAYFSPCPAWSICFFDTPKQQLGDVESIRKNDEDYYGPPKWIPFPTKIGLRSYEVKKLLEDVKVNETGASPVFDLNKTNSGCDMFVIRSSRDLEPEWLDFLGEFYNKPVIPVGLLPPSMQISDFDEVDNSPDWIQIKEWLDTQKGSSVVYIAFGAEVKLSQENINELALGIELSGLPFFWVLRDVKNGSIELPNGFEHRTKDHGLVWKNWAPQPKILAHGSVGGCLTHCGSGSMIESLYFGHVLVMLPFLLDQALYSRVMQEKKVGIEIVRNEQDGSFTRNSVAKALRFAMVDEEGSAYRKNAKEMGKKYSNKDLHNQYIENFISSLYKHRHV
- the UGT85J2 gene encoding 7-deoxyloganetin glucosyltransferase, which codes for MDLLADGTKKKPHALLIPFPIQGHINPFLKLAKILHNKGFYITFVNTEFNHKRLFKSIGPNALNGFQDFQFETIPDGLPHTNMDATQSIPSLCDSTRKYSLAPFCNLISKLNDSNCAPPVSCIISDGIMSFTVKASQQFGLPNVLFWTHSACGFMSFKECKNLMDRGLIPLKDASYLTNGHLDTIIDWIPGVKNITLRDLPGIYHTIDPNDLLLNFVVEQIEVASKASAIILPTFDALESDVLNALSTMFPKLYSIGPLEFFLDQISDNRFESFHCNLWKEEFECLKWLDSQEPNSVLYVNFGSVIVMRYNQLVELAWGLANSKKKFLWVIRPDLVEGETLLVPQEIVEEVKDRALMVSWCPQEKVLKHKAVAGFLSHCGWNSTIESIINGVPMICCPFFNDQILNCKYICSEWNFGMKMDSENVTRDEVEKLVVELMDGEKGKEMKNKAIEWKKMAEEATNINGSSSLNLDKLVSEVLLFKSLG